The Acholeplasma laidlawii PG-8A DNA window ACCCAGGCTTTATTTTAGTCGATGAACTTATTGGTAAAAACTATAATGTTGTAAGTATACCAGGTGCATCCGCACTGTTATCAGCACTTGTAACATCAGGGATACTTACTCAACCATTTACCTTTATTGGTTTTTTACCAAGAAAACTTGGTGAAATCAATAAAGTATTAAAAGATTATGTGTCAAGAAAAGAAAGTTTAATCATTTATGAATCACCAAACCGTGTTCAAAAAACACTATCCTATATGCTAGATATACTAGGTAATAGAAGAGTAAGTGTAGCAAGAGAGCTTACAAAGAAATTTGAAACTTATTATAGAGGCTACATCAAAGATATTTTAGAAACTACACTAGATACACGGGGCGAATACGTCATTGTTGTAGAAGGAAGTACTACAAGTGATGTCAAAATTGAAGATCCTGTTGAGCTTGTCTTAAGTTATATGAAACAAGGTTATGATGAAAAAGAAGCCATTAAACAAGCGAGTAAGGATTTAGGTGTTCATAAATCTGAAGTATATAAAATATTTAAAATAGATAAAAGTAGTTGATTTACAATCACCCATTATTGGGTGATTGTTTTATTAATGAAATCCTTTTTGTTTTATAAAATATAAAAATTTGAATAAGTTATCTACGCATCTAATTTATCTAACCTAAAGGTATGAATAGTACCTATTGGCGGTGTATAAAAAACACCATAGCTTACTCTAAAATAGTACGTACCTGATGTTAAATCAAGCGTTAAGGATGTACTAGAATAACTCCTAATGAGTTTTCCTTGTTCATTAAAAATAGTGATGTTAACAGATTTACTAGAATAGATTTGAACTTTCGCATCATTTAAAAGAACAAATGATGCATAATCTGAATCACCTAAATAATCTAGTTTAAATTCAAAATCTTCTTTCCAATTTATGGTTGTTAAAGAGTCCATAAAAGAATCATCTAAAGCTACTAAAGGATCATCTACAATATAAACTTGTACAGCAATTTTTATCGTTTGATGCATGTCATTTTCTTTAAAATAAAGTGTATATGTTTCAGCTTCTAAATAGAGTAATAATGATGACGGATCATAAAGATTTATAACATTTCCTAGACTGTCTAAAAGAACTAGTTCATTAGGATAATATAAATCAATATAGACGTAATCGGCTTTACTTAATGAAAAGTGAAGTTTTTTTATGTTTTGAGGGTACCAATTATAAGTATCATAACTATTTATATTTCTATTCATAAGTGTATTTGATAGATTAGTTGTATCGTAAGGTGTTAGCGTATCGGAGGTTAAGTTTGTAGGAACATCTCTTGATGATTTGATTTTATAACTTAAAATTGTAGGTACTCTTAAGGCATAATCGCCTTTGGTTAAATATATTTTAGTTTGAGTTTCTGTAATACTAAAAGATGTATAAGACCGATAAACACCTAAATCGTTTGATTTGGAGATATATGCGCTATAACCGTATCTAGGAAAAGATAACATCTCATCTAATAATATATCAATGACAAAATAGCCATCATTATCCATTTTAAAAGTAAAATCATTTGATCCGTTTCTTGATGTGACAATAAACTCATCACTATAACTATCAGTTAAAGTGATACCATCATGCCAAGTCACACCGTGTAAATCTATCTCAAATAAAATGGTTTCAACATACCAACTACTGACTCTAAATTTGTTGATGCCTGGTGTTAAACTTATATAAATCGGCTTACCTTCTTTATGATTTAAATTGGAACTATCTAGATGATCAGCACTTATATATCGGTAGATAAAGAGATTAGAAGCTTTATTGGGAGAAAGTGTAAGTAGTCCACCTTCTGGTGCTTCAACTGCTAGAATAACATAATCATATAAGCCTTCTATTTCAACATTTATGGCATCTTCTGTAAGTAATATTGGGTTAAGTTGATCACCTATTGTTTTATAACTATTTAGAGGAAAAATCCTAAAGTCATAAAGTTTAATAAAGTCTGCTCGAGATGAAATGGCTAAAATATATGTACCTTCTGTTATGTTGTAGATATTTTTGTGTTCTGCATAAAGAGGATCAGTTGACTTATCAAATTGAACTAATGTTCCATCTAAAGTGTAGAAGGTCATATCAAATGAGGAATCAATTTCAAAGGCATATAAGTCTGCGGTTAGTTCAACTCGATAATAATTTGTTGTACCTGAAACAAATAGTTGGTCTTTAACTGTTTGGCTAACATCTGTTGAATGTGCTATAAGATCAGGGTTTAAAGGAGGCATTTGAACATAGTTATTTAGATTAGCCTCACTAAATGTTGAAGTATCATAGGTCATACTGACCATAATAGATCCACCCTCAAAGTTGAGTTTTACTGTTTCTGTGTATGAATAATCATTAACTTTAATAGTTACAGTCAATG harbors:
- the rsmI gene encoding 16S rRNA (cytidine(1402)-2'-O)-methyltransferase — protein: MNIQISYDVLKPTLYIVSTPIGSLKDITLRAIEVLKSVDIILCEDTRVTSKLLDAYDIHVPLKSYQKFNERSMVLQVIEYLDNKMSVALVSDAGTPLISDPGFILVDELIGKNYNVVSIPGASALLSALVTSGILTQPFTFIGFLPRKLGEINKVLKDYVSRKESLIIYESPNRVQKTLSYMLDILGNRRVSVARELTKKFETYYRGYIKDILETTLDTRGEYVIVVEGSTTSDVKIEDPVELVLSYMKQGYDEKEAIKQASKDLGVHKSEVYKIFKIDKSS